In the genome of Arabidopsis thaliana chromosome 4, partial sequence, the window TACGAGCACTTGAAGCAAGATCAAACTCTTGAAACCTCTCCAGAGATGTTGAGATTGTCAGAATCCGGGGGTTTAGAGGTCCCAAGGAAACCAAGTGGCGAAAGAAAGAAGCAGTCTGGTGTGAGAGCATCTGTACcatgttttgatttgaaactGAAGAATACAATTTGCAATGAGAAGGAAGCATTGGCTAATAATGTTGCAAGTTGTGACTTGGATAAGAAGCGAAAAAGGAGCAGAGGAAGCGATGTTTTGACATTCCCCGTTTCACTTCCTGACCTTAACGGAGAGGGAAACACTTCTGGCACTGACAAAGTCCCTGGCTTTGACCTAAACCAGATCTCGGTAAAGCCAAACAACTTGTGTTATTTTAGTGTCTTCCTTTTGGTAGAGTCTATAGAACTTTATTagtttgatttgtgttttggttgtagagagaagaagaggagccGGAAGTGAATGGTGAACATATGGTCGCGGAAGCAATGAAGAATGCAATGCTTGATAACAGGATCAGTGATCTACATGTTGAAAGAAAGTTACCCATTTGCGGAGATGTGGAGAAAGAGTTAAATAGAGCAGTGAAGAGGAAGGTTACATGGCAAGATCCAGTGGCTTTAAGTGTTTAGGGTGTTTAGTATGAAATAGGATTTGAGATAATGATTTGTCGTCCCAATATGCACATATGCTTATACAAGTATATAgatataagatttgatttgatgacTTAGAAAGTCATTACTTCCATATGTCCAACATAGGAAAACCTTTGAATAATAACTCTTGTCATAAGTGACTACATTATCCTTTTAATCCAATTTGGTAATTAGGGAATCTCATTTGTTGTTGGATGTTCTTACTCATTCTCTTAATCAAAGTCGAGGAGCAGAACCGTTTTGCTCCAACTTCAAACTGACAGAACATTAATATAAACTGGATATCAAAATTGGAAAGGTTACTAatgaccaataaaaaaaagctCTGTTTTGTAATAGGTAAAGAGCATGCTTGATTATAGAAGCTGAAAAAGTCTCAgcatttttgtttccattgaCTACATTTATTCCATTGacgataaaaaaaagtctcaACATTTCAAGTCTATTCgtactcaaaacgacgaagcGTTCTTCAATCCTATGGAAGTCAACGGCGGGGAAGGAAAGGTGGAGATGGGATCGGGACTCTACCCTGACTGGTCTGAGTTGACTCGAGAATGTCTTCTTGACATCTTCTCACGGCTAAGCCAGGAACAAAGATGGATTGGACCGATGCTGGTCAGCAAGAACTGGATGAACGCATGCTATGACCCGACACTAAACACCATCTTCGACCTCGAAACTCGGTTTCTGTCGTTCCCTGAGTCGATCAACTGGTGGACTCCCGAGTTTGAGGATAAAGTCGATTCATTTCTCCGATCTGTTGTTGATCGGAGTGAAGGAGGTCTCACAGAGATTCGGATCAGGCATTGTACAGAACGCTCTCTATCTTACGCCGCCGAGAGGTACGTATCACTTTTCGTGATAATTCTCAGTTTTAGCTTGAGTCCATAGAGGTTAATCGCAGAGTTTTGATAGAATGAATAAAATGTCATGTGGTTTCCATTTGCAGGTGCCCTAATCTAGAGGTACTTTGGATAAAGAACTGCCCAAATGTTACAGATGCGTCAATGGAGAAGATAGCTATGAACTGTCCAAATCTTAGAGAACTTGATATAAGCTACTCTTATGGCATAACTCACGAGTCTCTGATAACATTGGGGAGGAGTTGCCAAAATTTAAAGATTCTGAAACGGAATTTGTTGCCCCGGCTAGGTCCTAGCCTGCCAACAATCGTCGCGCCACTAGACTATCTGGCTACATTTCCTAGATATGGGAATATAGAGGCTAGAATAATTGGGAAATACATGACACAGCTCAAGCATTTGGAGATTCGATACTCCACATTGACTGCTAGAGGACTTGACTCGGTTTGTAAGGGATGTTCGAATCTAGAGTACATGGACTTACGCGGATGTATATCATTGACCAGAAGTGATATAAACACTAATACGTCGGGCTTGAAGAATTTGACGGAGATCATTAAGCCGGATTTCAATCCTCCGATTGCTGTTTTACGCGTTCCAAGACCTGGTAATCCAAGAGAGGAATGAtggtgtttggtttttgttggaCGCACGTTTTGATCAACTTGTTGACCGGTTTTTATGCTCAGAGCTTCCTCTATGGCATTTTTTACTCTGTTCTTATCTATGTTTGAATTCCTAAAACAATGTGAAaccctttttctttgtgaGTTTGTCTTGTCACTAAATTCCCAacttttggtgtgttctatTAATATTCTTCATTGCTTTAGGTCTGAATCATAGTGTTAAGTGAAATAAACATTGAGGGAAATGGGTTAAGTAAATGTACTGAGATAGCTTGCCATCTAAGCAAGCAACAGAAAAATTGGGCTAATCAAAGTCCGGTCCCGGAAACAATAGAAGACAGGCCTTCTAGGCCAACTTAGTCACGTGATCCATTAACCGTACGATAAGGGGGCGAGTCAGAGTAATAATATCCCACAATGATCAGGTGTGTTGTGTTGCACCATACCTTGCGTGTTCTTGAGATGAAAATATCTAAAGAGTGGGGGCAAGGTAAGGTAATTTTACGAGATGTCGGCATGTAAGCTGAAGCCGTACGATTTATATACCAAACAAATAAACGGTGCAGATCTCGTAGTTGACTTGGTAGcgccaaaaataaaaagccgTGGATTGCTCTTTTAATTGGATCTCTGTGCTACCGACTACTTTCAgtgttctcttcttctccactaaTTCAGATCACATtcaagaatcttcttcactcaCATCTCTGAAAAAATGGCGAGCAACATGGAAGTTTTCTGCGAGATCTTAATCGCGATCCTTCTTCCACCTCTTGGAGTTTGTCTCAAACGTGGCTGTTGCACTGTAAGTTATTGGAATTTTGGAATCATGAATCTTGAGATTTAGTTTAGAAAATCTGACTCTTAGTTTTTTTGCAGGTAGAGTTCTTGATTTGCTTGGTGCTGACAATCTTAGGATACATCCCAGGGATAATTTATGCACTATACGTGATCGTGTTTCAAAACCGTGAAGGCTCTACCGAACTTGGAGCTCCACTTAACTCAGCTTGATCTGTTTTGGTCCATTACACGGATCAATATGTTGTTGAAACTGTTTTACTTATCATGTACCAAATAATAAGTTGCTTTGcaatttttatgtattgaaGATTTGAGAACATTGTCGCGTTATTGATACATTGCTTATCTTTTTGATGTATAACTTGTTGGCTTTTGCAAAGTCAGGCTACGGACCTTCCTAAGAGTTAATGTATCAAATTCTTTGCCAAGATTGTATTTACCGGAGTTTAAACTTCGCAAAATGCGGAAGcatttttgagtttgaaagGATTTTGTATGATGCCAACATATATTATGGTATAGATTATGCTAAAAAAGATAGATTTCTGTTACTTTGGCAAATAATGACAATGATTGTGAGTTGAGGAATCAAAGTCTCAGTAATACGACACCGTTTGAGTCAAAACGTTTCTGTCCAATTCCAGTCTGGTCCCGGGATTAATAAAATAGACAGGCCTTCCCAGGCCCATTTAGTCACATGGATGAGTCAGAGactaaaatatctaaaagtgATCTGATGTGATAAGGGTGCACCATATCGTTCGTTGTGATTCACGAGATGTAATCTAAAGCCGTACGatttaaatatcaataaatGAACGGTGCAGATCTCGCACATTGACTTTGTAgtggaaacaaaataaaacgtGGACTGATCTCTCTTCATTGGTACTCTCAACTCTGTGACAGCAAGTTTCagtgttttgtcttttaaaaaaactcttaaagcttcttcttctctcatctcaTCTCTCTGAAAAAATGCCGAGCAACTGTGAGATTCTGTGCGAGATCATTATCGCGatccttcttcctcctctcggAGTTTGCTTCAGGAAAGGATGCTGCACTGTaagttctctctctctctctttcgaaTTCCTCAATTTTGAAGAATCCTGGAACTTCTTATAGAGACTGTAATTTTGGATTGATTATAATGTAATTTGGTATGAGTAATGAAGGGAGTGCTTAATCTATGATATGAATCGCAGAAATTCTCTGGATTGGATCaatttatgtttgattcaTTGATTCCTGAAAGCTTGGATAATCATTTGAAgaaagttgaattttttttatgtgtggTTTGTTTTGGCAGGTGGAGTTTTTGATATGCCTGGTGTTGACGATCTTAGGCTATGTCCCGGGGATAATATATGCGATTTACGTGATTGTGTTTCAGCACCGTGAAGAGTACTTTGATGAATACAGACGCCCCATCTACTCTGCttgatttctgtttctttggaaCTGTGTTGCTTTGACTTGTACCAATAAAGTTGCTTTGCAGttgttttcagagatttgAAAACGTTTGTGTGTCATTTATATGCAATATTGAAAGTTTCTTCTGTTATCAGCTTATGAACCCTCCTGCTATGTGTGCTTATGCATCAGGTTGTTGACATAGTGTTTTCGCAAGGcacaaattaaattattaaattgaaaggttaaaaaaaaaaagagtttaattAGAAGGCGAAGAACATCAACAGAATTGAGCTCGCGACCGTGGAACCGTAGCGCAATGCCATCGAGAGACAAGGTCGACTAGTAGCGGATGATCCACCCGCACCATGACCACTACTGGGGACACGACGGTGGCTACGACCACCACCACGACTACCACCACCAACACCACCAAAACGAGCTTTCCTCATGAAAACTCGAAGAGAGTCATGATGATCCAACGGATTGGAGTCACCGTGTTGTGCAAGTCTTCGTTCACTCTCCTTATTTTCAGATGAAATTGGCAAAGGCTGAGAGAGTAACAATAGGAGTACAATcaatgaacaagaaaatgCCAGTGAAGTCCTCATTTCTGTTTTATCAAAtaatatgtgtgtatatacatGTATCTGAtcgaaaaaaatcagaaatatgTGTTAATTTTACAATGATGGGACGCATTATGTGTGCAAAAGaattagtatttataatatCGCTAGGCTTAGGTAACGAAACGACCATGGCTTAAACATGGGctacttcttctttgaaatGATGTTTAATACTATTATTGTATTTAACTATTGGGATACTTATTACTTATTAGCAAAGAAACTTTCCTTTTGCCAGCAACAAAGAAAGTTTCCGAGAGGCAAAATCTAATTACGTAAGGGAGGATCATGATTAATTAAGCCTAATGGGTAACAGACccaaatgttattatttatcGTTTTCTTATGTGAAATGGAATTTAGTGAATTTCCAACGTAAGGCAAATAGTGGTCGAAGGGAAATGGTGCCTAGTAGTTAGTTCTAATTGTAACTGAATTTGATTGAATTCATGTAGTAGATGTTTTAAAGAGGTTGTTGTTAATGGTAAGAATAAACAAAGGAACAATGTTCACTATACCTGCATTCTCTCTCCACTCAGTCTTCAAAATAATTGATCGTGAGATTAAGAACACTATCACCgccaaaaaaatcaaagggGTCACTTCTGAAATCTTATGGCTGCGATAAACTGGCCCGAGATTTTCCCACataagtttgttttcttgttttttactcttttttttttttggccaagTACACAATTGTATAGGTTTAACCAAAGTGTAAGTTCTGATTATTCatattaatgatatttacaatttagcaaacaaacaaaaaaattccaaaaatagtCGCATGTAGTTGTGTGTCAATGATAAATTGTCTTAGACAATCAGTTATTAttcattaaacaaaacaactgGAACCACAATATTAGACAAACCAGATCAGACAACTTTTCAAACATTGAAGACTTACAAACTCAATCTTTGccggaaaagaaaacaaatcgtTAAACTCGATCGGAAATACAAACTCAAACAAACACGCAAATTCAAGCCAtttgacaaataaaataaaaaagtcgCAACCTGTTATCTTGGATTAAAATGCGGCGAGCaataaaacaaaggaactcaCAACAGTAGATACATAGGTAAATGGGTTAGAGAGAAGGGTTCGAGTGGCTGCTGAtttgtccttcttcttcttgctcttgcttttgcttttcctCACGAAGACTCGAAGATGGTCGTGGTGATGACCGGATGACCCTTCCTTGTTCTCTTCATGTTCAACTAGTTCCCGACCCAAAGGAGTGATCGTATGGCGTCCGCATGAAATTATGAG includes:
- a CDS encoding uncharacterized protein (unknown protein; BEST Arabidopsis thaliana protein match is: unknown protein (TAIR:AT5G57910.1); Has 33 Blast hits to 33 proteins in 10 species: Archae - 0; Bacteria - 0; Metazoa - 0; Fungi - 0; Plants - 33; Viruses - 0; Other Eukaryotes - 0 (source: NCBI BLink).), which gives rise to MKKTNFVSSASGGDPMIRLTFVQVLELEKELEIKRKRLEMIKQKRLTLKSEVRFLRRRYEHLKQDQTLETSPEMLRLSESGGLEVPRKPSGERKKQSGVRASVPCFDLKLKNTICNEKEALANNVASCDLDKKRKRSRGSDVLTFPVSLPDLNGEGNTSGTDKVPGFDLNQISREEEEPEVNGEHMVAEAMKNAMLDNRISDLHVERKLPICGDVEKELNRAVKRKVTWQDPVALSV
- a CDS encoding RNI-like superfamily protein (RNI-like superfamily protein; CONTAINS InterPro DOMAIN/s: Leucine-rich repeat (InterPro:IPR001611); BEST Arabidopsis thaliana protein match is: SKP1 interacting partner 1 (TAIR:AT5G57900.1); Has 30201 Blast hits to 17322 proteins in 780 species: Archae - 12; Bacteria - 1396; Metazoa - 17338; Fungi - 3422; Plants - 5037; Viruses - 0; Other Eukaryotes - 2996 (source: NCBI BLink).) yields the protein MEVNGGEGKVEMGSGLYPDWSELTRECLLDIFSRLSQEQRWIGPMLVSKNWMNACYDPTLNTIFDLETRFLSFPESINWWTPEFEDKVDSFLRSVVDRSEGGLTEIRIRHCTERSLSYAAERCPNLEVLWIKNCPNVTDASMEKIAMNCPNLRELDISYSYGITHESLITLGRSCQNLKILKRNLLPRLGPSLPTIVAPLDYLATFPRYGNIEARIIGKYMTQLKHLEIRYSTLTARGLDSVCKGCSNLEYMDLRGCISLTRSDINTNTSGLKNLTEIIKPDFNPPIAVLRVPRPGNPREE
- a CDS encoding Low temperature and salt responsive protein family (Low temperature and salt responsive protein family; INVOLVED IN: response to salt stress, response to cold, hyperosmotic salinity response, defense response to fungus; LOCATED IN: endomembrane system, integral to membrane; EXPRESSED IN: 21 plant structures; EXPRESSED DURING: 13 growth stages; CONTAINS InterPro DOMAIN/s: Uncharacterised protein family UPF0057 (InterPro:IPR000612); BEST Arabidopsis thaliana protein match is: Low temperature and salt responsive protein family (TAIR:AT4G30660.2); Has 1315 Blast hits to 1315 proteins in 423 species: Archae - 0; Bacteria - 542; Metazoa - 42; Fungi - 322; Plants - 377; Viruses - 0; Other Eukaryotes - 32 (source: NCBI BLink).), whose protein sequence is MASNMEVFCEILIAILLPPLGVCLKRGCCTVEFLICLVLTILGYIPGIIYALYVIVFQNREGSTELGAPLNSA
- a CDS encoding Low temperature and salt responsive protein family (Low temperature and salt responsive protein family; INVOLVED IN: response to cold, hyperosmotic salinity response; LOCATED IN: endomembrane system, integral to membrane; EXPRESSED IN: 22 plant structures; EXPRESSED DURING: 13 growth stages; CONTAINS InterPro DOMAIN/s: Uncharacterised protein family UPF0057 (InterPro:IPR000612); BEST Arabidopsis thaliana protein match is: Low temperature and salt responsive protein family (TAIR:AT2G24040.1); Has 1255 Blast hits to 1255 proteins in 413 species: Archae - 0; Bacteria - 524; Metazoa - 40; Fungi - 292; Plants - 377; Viruses - 0; Other Eukaryotes - 22 (source: NCBI BLink).) codes for the protein MPSNCEILCEIIIAILLPPLGVCFRKGCCTVEFLICLVLTILGYVPGIIYAIYVIVFQHREEYFDEYRRPIYSA
- a CDS encoding uncharacterized protein (unknown protein; FUNCTIONS IN: molecular_function unknown; INVOLVED IN: biological_process unknown; LOCATED IN: endomembrane system; Has 35333 Blast hits to 34131 proteins in 2444 species: Archae - 798; Bacteria - 22429; Metazoa - 974; Fungi - 991; Plants - 531; Viruses - 0; Other Eukaryotes - 9610 (source: NCBI BLink).) translates to MRTSLAFSCSLIVLLLLLSQPLPISSENKESERRLAQHGDSNPLDHHDSLRVFMRKARFGGVGGGSRGGGRSHRRVPSSGHGAGGSSATSRPCLSMALRYGSTVASSILLMFFAF
- a CDS encoding Putative membrane lipoprotein (Putative membrane lipoprotein; FUNCTIONS IN: molecular_function unknown; INVOLVED IN: biological_process unknown; LOCATED IN: endomembrane system; EXPRESSED IN: 11 plant structures; EXPRESSED DURING: 4 anthesis, petal differentiation and expansion stage; Has 30201 Blast hits to 17322 proteins in 780 species: Archae - 12; Bacteria - 1396; Metazoa - 17338; Fungi - 3422; Plants - 5037; Viruses - 0; Other Eukaryotes - 2996 (source: NCBI BLink).); the encoded protein is MRTSSLLGWFLIISLLLLSQSLIISCGRHTITPLGRELVEHEENKEGSSGHHHDHLRVFVRKSKSKSKKKKDKSAATRTLLSNPFTYVSTVVSSFVLLLAAF